One genomic segment of Vulcanisaeta thermophila includes these proteins:
- a CDS encoding thiolase domain-containing protein, whose protein sequence is MMTRVAIIGVGWYGFRPMVEELSFREMMFEAAVRAYEDAGGINPRTDVDAFASCQEDFWEGIAIADEFAPEPIGGTLKPVYTTPGDGLQCVASAYMLIKTGQFDVIVAESHAKPSDIVNLHDVMLFAMDPITMRPLAIPNYHALAALEAQSYMARFNVPREALAYVVAKDKRNALRNERASYGANITVDDVLNAPYVASPLTKLDIAPYSDAAAVVVLASEDVARRYTDTPIWLDGIHWVTEDPALEFHEWSFPVHAMRAAEAAYKMAGIQDPAKEISFAEVDNRYSFKELQFIEALKLAPMGEAHKYMVEGMFDIDGLIPVNPSGGALGEGVPFEVHGLARLIDAVLQLRGEAGRMQVSKAEKAVVHSWRGVPTTTSVVAVLSR, encoded by the coding sequence ATTATGACGAGAGTTGCAATAATTGGTGTTGGTTGGTATGGTTTTAGGCCCATGGTTGAGGAATTATCCTTTAGGGAGATGATGTTTGAGGCCGCCGTGAGGGCATACGAGGATGCGGGCGGCATTAACCCAAGGACTGACGTGGACGCCTTCGCCTCCTGCCAGGAGGACTTCTGGGAGGGGATAGCCATTGCTGATGAATTCGCGCCGGAGCCCATTGGTGGTACGCTCAAGCCTGTCTACACAACTCCTGGTGATGGGCTTCAATGCGTGGCTAGTGCTTACATGCTCATAAAGACGGGGCAGTTCGACGTGATTGTTGCCGAGTCCCACGCCAAACCCAGCGATATAGTGAACCTACATGATGTGATGCTCTTCGCCATGGACCCCATAACCATGAGGCCCCTGGCCATACCCAATTACCACGCATTGGCGGCCCTAGAGGCCCAGTCATACATGGCGAGGTTTAATGTGCCCAGGGAGGCCCTGGCCTACGTGGTTGCTAAGGATAAGAGGAACGCCCTTAGGAATGAAAGGGCCAGTTATGGTGCTAACATAACGGTGGACGACGTATTGAACGCGCCATACGTGGCATCACCCCTCACGAAACTGGACATTGCACCGTACTCAGACGCAGCGGCCGTGGTGGTACTGGCCAGTGAGGACGTGGCGCGTAGGTACACGGACACGCCCATATGGTTAGATGGGATTCACTGGGTAACCGAGGACCCAGCCCTGGAATTCCACGAGTGGTCCTTCCCAGTGCATGCAATGAGGGCTGCCGAGGCAGCCTACAAAATGGCTGGTATCCAAGACCCGGCCAAGGAGATAAGCTTCGCAGAGGTGGATAATAGGTATAGCTTCAAGGAGCTGCAATTTATAGAGGCGTTGAAGCTGGCCCCAATGGGCGAGGCGCATAAGTACATGGTCGAGGGGATGTTCGACATTGATGGTTTGATACCTGTGAACCCAAGCGGCGGCGCGCTGGGTGAGGGTGTCCCGTTTGAGGTCCACGGCCTGGCTAGGTTGATAGATGCGGTGCTGCAGCTAAGGGGTGAGGCGGGTAGGATGCAGGTTAGTAAGGCTGAGAAGGCCGTGGTCCACTCATGGCGTGGTGTACCCACGACCACCAGCGTGGTGGCTGTGCTTAGTAGGTAA
- a CDS encoding A24 family peptidase, which produces MRLGLLLLIDLIVVVAMQLAATVQDIRTREISDWTWIVGGLVSAPLGFYVSYVSHELGIYIASVIVGAVLALAIYYTGAMGGADAKSLAVLSASVPTYVVSNPAVTIINITPLSILINSLIIALVIYIPYNFLVSLRYLGNCRALRDMGAAKYLYILILMCVPAHRVLRKPSNYSISQVFGDGEPRPLVSLGIRTEDPTAVVGDWLSKGYIDVDTPILVTYHIPFILPITLGLVIYLALHMNFLTLALSLL; this is translated from the coding sequence ATGAGGCTGGGCCTATTATTATTGATTGACTTAATTGTAGTTGTGGCAATGCAGTTAGCGGCCACTGTGCAGGATATCAGGACGAGGGAGATCAGTGACTGGACCTGGATCGTTGGGGGCCTGGTCTCCGCACCCCTGGGCTTCTACGTGTCCTACGTGAGCCACGAGTTGGGGATTTACATTGCATCGGTGATTGTGGGCGCCGTACTGGCCCTGGCGATTTACTACACGGGCGCCATGGGCGGTGCTGATGCCAAGTCCCTGGCGGTTCTTTCAGCGTCGGTGCCAACCTACGTGGTTAGTAATCCCGCGGTTACGATCATAAACATAACGCCCCTATCCATACTCATCAACTCCCTAATAATAGCACTGGTGATTTACATACCGTACAACTTCCTGGTTAGCCTCAGGTACCTTGGTAATTGCAGGGCGTTAAGGGACATGGGCGCCGCTAAGTACCTCTACATACTCATACTAATGTGCGTACCGGCGCACCGAGTCCTTAGGAAACCCAGTAATTACTCCATATCCCAGGTGTTCGGTGATGGTGAGCCGAGGCCCCTGGTCTCCCTGGGTATTCGTACCGAGGACCCAACAGCAGTGGTTGGGGATTGGTTGTCCAAGGGTTACATTGACGTGGACACACCAATACTGGTTACCTACCACATACCCTTCATACTACCCATAACCCTAGGGCTTGTGATTTACCTGGCACTTCACATGAATTTCCTAACCCTGGCATTATCGTTACTTTAG